From the Odocoileus virginianus isolate 20LAN1187 ecotype Illinois chromosome 20, Ovbor_1.2, whole genome shotgun sequence genome, the window GCTCCGCAGCCCAGCCCCCAAGGGGCCAACGAGGGCAAGACCTCCCTGGTCCTGGACCCTCAGACTGGGGAGGTTCGTCTGGAGGAGGCTCAGCCTGAAGCCCTGGAGACCAAGGGGGCTCAGGTGACTGCTTCAGGGCTGCCTGGAGAGGAGGTCCCCGCGCCTCTGCCCCAAGTGGTGCCTGGCCCCCCTCCGGCAGCCACCTTTCCGCTGCCCCCAGGACCAGTGACTTCCATGGCTGCTCCCCAAGTGGTGCCACTTTCCCCGCCCCCTGGCTACCCTGCCGGCCTGGGCCCCACCTCCCCACTGCTGAACCTGCCCCAGGTGGTGCCCACCTCACAGGTGGTGACGCTGCCTCAGGCTGTGGGGCCGCTGCAGCTGTTGGCAGCTGGGCCAGGCAGCCCAGTGAAGGTGGCCGGTGCCTCAGGCCCTGCCAACGTGCACCTAATAAACTCCGGCGTGGGCGTGACTGCGCTGCAGCTGCCTTCGGCCACTACCCCAGGTAACCCCTTCTGGTGGCTGGGTGGGGGGTGCACTTATTTTGGGGAGGGGGTTGCTGCTGGTGGGCTTCCTGGGGCcgcagtggggggaggggagctgttCCCTGGCGGGTCCCAGACCCTCCTGAGGCTCAGGCCAGGAAGACTTGGCCTTACTCTGACCCTGAAGGGGCTCCTTTTGCCTCTGGTTAATCCCCCTGCCTGCCCTCCAGCAGCTTCATCCTCACCTGGGCGcctggcctccctcctctccctacAGGAAACTTCCTGCTGGCCAACCCCGTGTCTGGCAGCCCCATTGTGACAGGTGTGGCCGTCCAGCAGGGCAAGATCATCCTCACCGCCACTTTCCCCACCAGCATGCTGGTCTCCCAGGTCCTGCCAcccgcccccagcctggccctgcccctgAAGCCGGACACAGCCATCTCAGTGCCTGAAGGAGCCCTCCCAGTGGCCACCAGCCCCGCTCTTCCGGAGGCCCACGCCTTAGGCGCACTTCCTGCGCAGCAGCCATCCCAgccgccccccgccgccgccaccgcccccAGCCTACCCTTCTCCCCGGACTCCTCTGGCCTCCTGCCGGGCTTCCCGGCGCCCCCACCCGAGGGGCTGCTGCTGTCGCCTGCGGCCGTGCCCATCTGGCCGGCCGGGCTGGAACTGAGCGCTGGCACTGAGGGGCTgctggaggaagagaaggggctggGGACACAGGCCCCCCATACCGTGCTGAGGCTGCCAGACCCTGACCCCGAGGGGCTGCTCCTGGGGGCCACCGCAGGGGGCGAGGTGGACGAGGGGCTGGAAGCCGAGACCAAGGTCCTGACGCAGCTACAGTCAGTGCCTGTGGAAGAGCCCTTGGAACTGTGACCCGCCggcccccaggcctcccctgaCAATGGTGCTCGAAATCCAGGCCGGGAGGAGGGACCCTCTCATAAACACAGAGGCTGCCGTCTACCCACACACACTACACCCTCCCCGGCTGCTCAACCTCTCCGTGCCCTGGAGGGTCCACTCCTCGGACAGGATGCTGCCTCTGTTACAGCCCTCTCCTTGGTCTATATGGGGAGAATTGGGGGTCCTGACTCGGGgg encodes:
- the SIX5 gene encoding homeobox protein SIX5; protein product: MATLPAEPSAGPAAGGEAVVAAAAATEEEEEEARQLLQTLQAAEGEAAAAAGAGAGETAVKVEGPGSPGVPGSPPEAAAEPPTGLRFSPEQVACVCEALLQAGHAGRLSRFLGALPPAERLRGSDPVLRARALVAFQRGEYAELYRLLESRPFPAAHHAFLQDLYLRARYHEAERARGRALGAVDKYRLRKKFPLPKTIWDGEETVYCFKERSRAALKACYRGNRYPTPDEKRRLATLTGLSLTQVSNWFKNRRQRDRTGGGGGGAPCKSESDGNPTTEDESSRSPEDLERGAAPVAAEGPAPGSIFLAGAAPPAPCPASSSILVNGSFLAAGSSPAVLLNGSPVIINSLALGEASGLGPLLLTGGAPAPQPSPQGANEGKTSLVLDPQTGEVRLEEAQPEALETKGAQVTASGLPGEEVPAPLPQVVPGPPPAATFPLPPGPVTSMAAPQVVPLSPPPGYPAGLGPTSPLLNLPQVVPTSQVVTLPQAVGPLQLLAAGPGSPVKVAGASGPANVHLINSGVGVTALQLPSATTPGNFLLANPVSGSPIVTGVAVQQGKIILTATFPTSMLVSQVLPPAPSLALPLKPDTAISVPEGALPVATSPALPEAHALGALPAQQPSQPPPAAATAPSLPFSPDSSGLLPGFPAPPPEGLLLSPAAVPIWPAGLELSAGTEGLLEEEKGLGTQAPHTVLRLPDPDPEGLLLGATAGGEVDEGLEAETKVLTQLQSVPVEEPLEL